AGCTCCTGCGCCAGCAAACCCACTCGGACTTGTTGACCGCCAAGAACTACATAGATCGGCTTTAGCGCATGTCATCCCTACTCGTTCCGGTCTTGATACTGGCGGCCGTCATGGTCGGCGTGCTGTTGATCAGCCGCGCGCTCTCCCGCCGCTCCGCGGAACTTCGCGACAATGCCGCCACCGGCAAGGCTGCCGTGGACCCTGTGGAGCTGGCCCGCGAGGCCGCCGCGAAGCTCAGTGAGGACCAACACCGGCAGCTGTATTCCCTGATCGCCCAAGGCCAGGCCATGGCGGCCATCAAGCTGTACCTCAGCGCCACCGGGGAGGGGCTGCGTGCCTCACGGGACGCCGTCGGCGCCCTTGCAGCGCACCCGCAGCCCTTCCGCAAGCCCGAACCCGCCCCGCAGGACCTCATGCCCGACGACGACGAGCCGGAACACTTCCCGTACCGTTACCGGGCAATCGTCAGCAAGGGCGACGTCACACGTGAAGTGAGCAGCAACATGCTCAACGACGAGATCTACGGACGGATCCGTACCTTGGCCAAGAGCGGCGACATCGAAGCCGCAGCGTTGGCCCTGACCAAGCATTCCGATATCAGCATGAAGCAGGCCCGGGAGTTCATCGAGCTGCTGGACGACTAACGCCAGGTGCGGCGCAGCCCGGCTCGCCTAGCGTCCCGCGGTGATCCCGGCGAGGAGTTGCTCAAACGGCAGGGATTCCATCGCGTCCGCCTTGCGGTGCGGCTGCCCGCCGCTCAGGAGCCGGGTCAGCTCGCCGGCCGCGCGGTCCACGCGGACCGATAGCGGCGACGCTCCGTCATCGGTGTTTCCCCAGTCCTGGGGCCCGGCGAAAACGGACGTCTGGGTTATCCGGGTGCGAAGGTAGGTGAAGAGCGGACGCATGGCGTAATCGAGCACCATTTGGTGGCGGTCTGTGCCGCCCGTGGCACCGAGGAGAACTGCCTTGCCGTCCAGGGACTTCGGGTCCAGAACATCGATGAACGACTTGAACAGCCCGCTGTATGAGGCGCTGAAGACGGGCGTGACGGCGATGATGCCATCAGAATCCTCGACGCCGGCGATCACCTCCGCGAGGCGCGGCGCGGCATAGCCGGTGACGAAGTTGTTGGCGATATCCACGGCCAGGTCCCGGAGTTCGACAACGTCCACCTGCACCTCGTACCCGGCATCGCCCAGCTGGCGCTTGGCCGATGCGGCGAGCTGGTCTGCAAGAAGCCTGCTCGACGACGGTACGCCAAGTCCGGCGGAAAGGACGGTTATGCGGCGGGTCTCCATGGCGATCTCCTGTTGCTGGGCGGTTCGATGGCTTCAAACCAGAGTACATGCGTTTGCATCTATACTCCCAAACCGCGCCCGCGCCCCTTTTATTCCCCTGTTAGAGACGCACGGTGTTAGAGACGCACGGTTCCCTGGATGCACATCACCGAACTCCCGCCCACCCAGATGTCCCCGTCTTCCGCTTTGACGTGGATGCGTCCCGCCCGGCCCAGCACCGTACCCTGCGCGGCCACGTATTGCTCCGGAGCCCGGCCGCTGCCGATAAGCCACTGGGCCGCCCCCGCATTGAAGCTTCCGGTCACGGGGTCCTCCACCATGGCGTCTCCGGGAATGAACGTCCGGACCTCGAAATCGACGCCGGCACCCGGCTCATGGGGCCCGATCACACCGACCTTCAGATCCCCCAACGCCGCAAGGTCGGGCTCAAGGCCAAGGACCTGCTCGGCCGATTCGAGCAGCACGCCGATCCATTGGGGGCCATTGACAAGCCACGACGCATCCAAAAGCGCCGCTTGGGGCAGCCGGAGGCCTGCGGCCAACCGTTCCATGGCTGCCTCGCCCACGGGCCCGAAGCGGTTCAGCGGCGGCGCCGCGAAGGCAAGGCGGCCGCCGTCGAGCTTGACTTTGACCAAGCCTGCGCCGCATTCCTGAACCAGCGTCCCTTCCTGCTTCGGGACACCGCCGGCCGCCAGCCACGCATGCGCCGAGCCGAGAGTCGGATGTCCCGCGAAAGGAAATTCCTCGCTGCCAGTGAAGATCCGCACGCGGTAATCGGCCGCAGGATCGCTGGGCGGCAGCAGGAAGGTGGTCTCAGACAGGTTGGTCCAGTTGGCGAAGTGCTGCATCTGCTCCGCGCTGAGCCCTTCAGCGTCGACGACGACGGCAAGCGGATTGCCGAGGTACGGCACGTCAGTGAAGACATCCACTTGCGAGAAGGGCCTGGTGCGCATCGTTTCAAGGTTCACCCCGGCAGGCTATCACCGGGGGTACGCGCGCAAAGCAAAGGACCCCCGCCTCCGGAAACCGGAGACGGGGGTCCTTCAAGCTACGTCAAAGATAACGCTACTTTGCTGCTACGACCTCGAGGTCGATGACAGCGGAAACGTCCTCGTGCAGGCGGACGTTGGCCTGGTACGAACCAAGGGACTTGATGTGGTTCGGCAGTTCAACGTTGCGCTTGTCGATGGAGCCGAGGCCAGCGGCCTCAACTGCGGCAGCGACATCAGCCGGCTTGACGGTGCCGAAGAGACGACCGGACTCGCCGGCCTTCACTACGAGCTTGACCTTCTTGGAAGAAAGCGCAGAAGCCTGGGCCTGTGCAGCTTCAACCGAAGCGTGGGCACGAGCAGCGCGGGCAGCCTTGATGGACTCAACCTGCTTCTCGCCACCCTTGGTCCAGGTCAGAGCGAAGCCGCGGGGCAGCAGGAAGTTACGTGCGTAACCGTCCTTGACCTCGACAACATCGCCAGCAGCACCGAGACCGGTTACTTCGTGGGTCAGAATGAGCTTTGCCATGTTAGTTAATCCCTTCCTTAGCCGCGGCCAGCGCCGGAGTAAGGCAGCAGAGCAACTTCGCGGGCGTTCTTGATTGCCTGGGCGATTTTGCGCTGTTCCTGCACCGTGACGCCAGTGACGCGACGGGCGCGGATCTTTCCGCGGTCGGAGATGAACTTGCGCAGCAATGCTACGTCCTTGTAGTCGATGACGGTGATGTCAGCGGCCTTCAAGGGGTTGGACTTTGGTTTGGGCTTACGGAGTTCAGCCTTAGCCATCGTGGAGCTCCTTTTCTATGGAGCCCGTGGAATGGATCCACGGGATGGTGGTGCTCGACGGCGGTCGCCACCCGGGTGCCTCGCGGCACGTCCGGCGGGTTCCGGCGTCGAGCTTTTATGAGTGTTTAGAAGGGAGGTTCGGAATCCGGGCCGTTGCCCCATCCGCCCGCATTGCTGACACCCGGGGTAGCCCAGGGGTCTTCCTGCGGTGCGGATTGGCCGCCGCCCCATGTTCCGCCGGAGTTGCCGCCCTGGTTTGCACCAGCGCCGCCACCTCCGAAGCCGCCGCTGTTGTTGCCGCCGCCGAAGCCGCCCTGACCACCCTGACCGCCGGAGCGCTGGGTGCGGTTGACCTTGGCGTTGGCGTAACGCAGGCTCGGGCCGATTTCATCGACTTCGAGCTCGATAACGGTGCGCTTCTCGCCTTCCTTGGTTTCGTAGGAACGGCTCTTCAGTCGGCCGGAAACGATCACGCGCATGCCCTTGGTGAGGGATTCGGCGACGTTTTCAGCTGCTTCGCGCCATACCGATGCGCGGAGGAACAGGGTTTCCCCGTCCTTCCATTCATTGGACTGGCGGTCGAAGGTCCGGGGAGTAGAAGCGATGGTGAAGTTCGCTACCGCCGAGCCTGACGGTGTGAACCGCAGTTCGGGGTCATTGGTGAGATTACCGATGACCGTAATAGTGGTTTCGCCTGCCATCTACTGCCTCCTTGTTCGTTCCTGCGGGGTAAAGAATGAAAGCCTGGAGCTGAAATTACTCAGCAACGACCTTCTGCTCTTCGGGGCGGGTGATCTTGGTGCGCATGATGGTCTCGTTGAGACTCAGCTGGCGGTCAAGTTCCTTGGCGGTTTCCGGCTTGGCGGTGAAGTTCACCACAGCGTAGATACCTTCGGACTTCTTCTTGATGTCGTAAGCGAGGCGACGGCGGCCCCAGATGTCAACCTTTTCGATGGTTCCACCATCGGTAGTGATGACATTGAGGAACTTCTGAAGCGACGGCTCTACGGTACGCTCTTCGACCTCGGGGTCGATGATTACCATCAATTCGTAAGGACGCATATGTGAACCCACCTCCTTTGGGCTAAGCGGTTACGGCATTTCCGTAACAGGAGGTTCATTTGCGATGAACAGTGCTGCTGACCGCTTCCAGAAGCGGAAGCAGGGCGCAGCACAGACTTCAATATCTTAGTCCATTTCCCGCCTCTAAGCCTATTCGGCGTGTCGGCAAGGTGGAACGCGCGGCGTCGCGTATGTGGATAACTTTCGCGGCTCAGGCAGACTGAACCCATGACCATGCTCAAATCCGTCGCACTGTTTGTCCTCGCGGCCGTCGCCGAGATCGGCGGGGCGTGGCTCGTGTGGCAATCAGTCAGGGAAGCCAAACCGTGGTGGTGGGCTGGCCTTGGGATCGCGGCCCTCGGCATCTACGGGTTCGTGGCGGCGTTCCAGCCTGACGCACACTTCGGCCG
This genomic interval from Arthrobacter sp. FW306-2-2C-D06B contains the following:
- a CDS encoding single-stranded DNA-binding protein, producing the protein MAGETTITVIGNLTNDPELRFTPSGSAVANFTIASTPRTFDRQSNEWKDGETLFLRASVWREAAENVAESLTKGMRVIVSGRLKSRSYETKEGEKRTVIELEVDEIGPSLRYANAKVNRTQRSGGQGGQGGFGGGNNSGGFGGGGAGANQGGNSGGTWGGGQSAPQEDPWATPGVSNAGGWGNGPDSEPPF
- a CDS encoding PhzF family phenazine biosynthesis protein; its protein translation is MRTRPFSQVDVFTDVPYLGNPLAVVVDAEGLSAEQMQHFANWTNLSETTFLLPPSDPAADYRVRIFTGSEEFPFAGHPTLGSAHAWLAAGGVPKQEGTLVQECGAGLVKVKLDGGRLAFAAPPLNRFGPVGEAAMERLAAGLRLPQAALLDASWLVNGPQWIGVLLESAEQVLGLEPDLAALGDLKVGVIGPHEPGAGVDFEVRTFIPGDAMVEDPVTGSFNAGAAQWLIGSGRAPEQYVAAQGTVLGRAGRIHVKAEDGDIWVGGSSVMCIQGTVRL
- the rpsF gene encoding 30S ribosomal protein S6, which encodes MRPYELMVIIDPEVEERTVEPSLQKFLNVITTDGGTIEKVDIWGRRRLAYDIKKKSEGIYAVVNFTAKPETAKELDRQLSLNETIMRTKITRPEEQKVVAE
- a CDS encoding FMN reductase; the protein is METRRITVLSAGLGVPSSSRLLADQLAASAKRQLGDAGYEVQVDVVELRDLAVDIANNFVTGYAAPRLAEVIAGVEDSDGIIAVTPVFSASYSGLFKSFIDVLDPKSLDGKAVLLGATGGTDRHQMVLDYAMRPLFTYLRTRITQTSVFAGPQDWGNTDDGASPLSVRVDRAAGELTRLLSGGQPHRKADAMESLPFEQLLAGITAGR
- the rpsR gene encoding 30S ribosomal protein S18, with the protein product MAKAELRKPKPKSNPLKAADITVIDYKDVALLRKFISDRGKIRARRVTGVTVQEQRKIAQAIKNAREVALLPYSGAGRG
- the rplI gene encoding 50S ribosomal protein L9; the encoded protein is MAKLILTHEVTGLGAAGDVVEVKDGYARNFLLPRGFALTWTKGGEKQVESIKAARAARAHASVEAAQAQASALSSKKVKLVVKAGESGRLFGTVKPADVAAAVEAAGLGSIDKRNVELPNHIKSLGSYQANVRLHEDVSAVIDLEVVAAK
- a CDS encoding YnfA family protein, which encodes MTMLKSVALFVLAAVAEIGGAWLVWQSVREAKPWWWAGLGIAALGIYGFVAAFQPDAHFGRVLAAYGGVFIAGSLAWGMLMDGFRPDRWDVIGAMICILGVAVIMFAPRPVS